Within the Marixanthomonas sp. SCSIO 43207 genome, the region AACCGTTGTATGCTTTTTTAAGTGTTTTTTCGCTTTCTATCAGCATTGGTTTGCTCTTTGGAATTCAGCAATTAGATTCTTCTATTCAAAATCAATTTGAAAATAGCTTGGGTGCCATTGATATGGTAGTGGGAGCGAAGGGCAGTCCGCTTCAATTGGTGTTGGCTTCGGTTTTACAAATTGACAATCCCACGGGTAATATTTCTTTAAAAGAAGCTAGACAAATTACAAATAGCCCGTTGATAGAGAAAGCGGTGCCTATTTCATATGGTGATAGTTATAAAGGATATCGAATTGTAGGAACCACTACTGAATTTGCACCATTATACAATGCTAAGATTGATGCAGGAAGACAAATTGAAACATCAATGGAAGTTGTTTTGGGAAGTACCGTAGCGGCTACATTAAATTTGAAAATAGGCGATACGTTCGTAAGTTCTCACGGTCTAGTAGAAAATACTCAAGAAGTACATCATCACCATCCTTTAAAAGTTGTGGGTATTTATAAACCAACCTACAATGTGCTTGATAGGCTTATTGTTACAGATCTTAAAAGTATTTGGGATGTACACAGTCATGAAGCCCATACTTCTGAAACGAAAGATTCCCATCTTGAAAAACATTCAGATCATCAGGAACACCACGAAGAAAATCATTTAGCTCATGAGGGTCATCACGAAGAAAACCATGGAAAAGAAATTACTTCAATGCTTGTTTCTTTCAGGAGTCCTATGGGATTGTTAACAATACCTAGAAAAATTAATAAAGAGTCTTCTATGCAAGCTGCCTTACCCAAATATGAACTAGAGCGTCTTTTTAGTTTTACGGGAGTAGGCGTTAAGGCCGTTTCTTGGATAGCTTATATCATACTAGCCATTTCTTGTATTACAATCTTTATAAGTTTATTTAAAATGGTTAAAGAACGTGCTTTTGACCTTGCGTTAATGCGAACGTACGGAGCCAGTAATTTTCAGCTTATTCGTATTGTTGCTTATGAAGGGTTTATACTAGTAGTTGCTTCATTATTAGTAGGAGCTGCACTGGCGCAAATTGGTCTTTGGTTGGTTGTTCAAGCTTTTAATTCAAGTTACAATCAAATGTTGGTAATTGAATTTCCATTACAAGAA harbors:
- a CDS encoding ABC transporter permease, whose amino-acid sequence is MNIWKISVSNIVHKPLYAFLSVFSLSISIGLLFGIQQLDSSIQNQFENSLGAIDMVVGAKGSPLQLVLASVLQIDNPTGNISLKEARQITNSPLIEKAVPISYGDSYKGYRIVGTTTEFAPLYNAKIDAGRQIETSMEVVLGSTVAATLNLKIGDTFVSSHGLVENTQEVHHHHPLKVVGIYKPTYNVLDRLIVTDLKSIWDVHSHEAHTSETKDSHLEKHSDHQEHHEENHLAHEGHHEENHGKEITSMLVSFRSPMGLLTIPRKINKESSMQAALPKYELERLFSFTGVGVKAVSWIAYIILAISCITIFISLFKMVKERAFDLALMRTYGASNFQLIRIVAYEGFILVVASLLVGAALAQIGLWLVVQAFNSSYNQMLVIEFPLQELLQTVLLIVLMVVLAIVLAILPIIKLNISKIISNEK